In one Bartonella grahamii subsp. shimonis genomic region, the following are encoded:
- a CDS encoding SGNH family hydrolase: MSSFRLIYLILFLFSLSIAGIIQPSPSKATNFFKWLSQHNKQTQQPPQIIEQKINKSQKKIVTQKNIQKLKNENAKRILVIGDFTASAVADALKKFFINNSDIVIMNNTIPASGLVRTDYYSWQSNISKLIDQNNPDVIIMMIGANDNQPITDSYNTINTDQSKWMHIYKQRIIEIAESLHASGKSWIWISQPAFRNDLLTQKMKIFNALYKQETEAAGGHFLDIWSGFSDEEGNFSFSGYDINGKITKLRTNNGMHFTPEGKKKLASYLEKPLKNILKFYAFSHENPYSTDQAIQKLIQESGNQERSNIMRQPPMSLDDMAQQNTHLLGKRKSSFIKKSWSPPNGYQKDRADNFSFL; this comes from the coding sequence TTGTCCTCTTTTCGCCTTATATATTTGATATTATTTCTATTTTCACTTTCTATTGCGGGGATCATACAACCATCCCCAAGCAAAGCAACGAACTTCTTCAAATGGCTATCACAGCATAACAAACAGACGCAACAACCACCGCAAATTATAGAACAAAAAATAAACAAGTCTCAAAAAAAAATCGTAACACAAAAAAACATACAAAAGCTAAAAAATGAGAATGCAAAGCGCATTCTTGTTATAGGGGATTTTACAGCTTCTGCTGTTGCCGATGCACTGAAGAAGTTTTTTATAAATAATAGTGATATCGTGATCATGAACAATACAATACCAGCTTCCGGCTTAGTTCGAACGGATTATTATTCTTGGCAAAGCAATATTTCTAAACTCATTGATCAAAACAACCCCGATGTTATTATCATGATGATCGGTGCAAATGATAATCAACCAATCACAGACTCTTATAACACAATTAACACAGATCAATCAAAATGGATGCACATCTACAAACAAAGAATTATCGAAATTGCTGAAAGTCTTCATGCCTCTGGAAAATCATGGATATGGATAAGCCAACCTGCCTTTAGAAATGACCTTTTGACACAAAAAATGAAAATTTTTAATGCGCTCTACAAACAAGAAACAGAAGCAGCAGGAGGACATTTTCTCGATATCTGGAGCGGCTTTAGTGATGAAGAAGGAAATTTTTCTTTTTCAGGCTATGATATTAATGGAAAAATAACCAAATTACGCACCAATAATGGTATGCATTTCACCCCTGAAGGGAAGAAAAAACTTGCCTCTTATTTAGAAAAACCATTGAAAAATATTTTAAAATTTTATGCCTTTTCTCATGAAAATCCTTACTCAACCGATCAAGCTATTCAAAAACTTATACAAGAATCAGGGAATCAAGAGCGGAGTAATATTATGCGTCAGCCTCCAATGAGCCTCGATGATATGGCACAACAAAACACTCATCTTTTAGGCAAAAGAAAGTCAAGTTTTATAAAAAAATCATGGTCTCCACCAAATGGGTATCAAAAAGACCGAGCTGATAATTTTTCTTTCCTATGA
- a CDS encoding lytic murein transglycosylase, with amino-acid sequence MQKTELKTFSFLEKSITITWRTLLTGSAVIFSVFLMFFASLSYGDSGFKHWIKEFKKIAIAHNITSSTFHMAFKGVNAIDPEVLKSAAYQPEFVAPSWNYFDNRVHDIAIVEGRRQTQKWNKWLLQIEKRFGVDRNILLAIWSMESNYGKILANKSVMRDTIRSLATLAYADKKRAKYAYTQLISAMKILQSGEIKRSQLTGSWAGALGHTQFIPSSYLAYAVDMDQDGRRDIWNSVPDALATAANLLHKNGWQPNLIWGVEVKVPQGKNLPEGFYSFEQWNKLGVKHANGHPLPTSAEQAILKYPDGAKGPIFLVTKNFFVLKHYNNADRYAFAVALLADRIAGHPGLVHDWQRPFQPLTFQECKELQSRLSALGYYKGNVDGKIGTASRKAIKAFQLRHGLKANGYPSSQVLFLLRKQ; translated from the coding sequence ATGCAAAAAACAGAATTGAAGACTTTCTCTTTTTTAGAGAAGTCAATAACAATAACTTGGAGAACTCTTCTCACTGGCTCTGCCGTTATTTTTTCTGTTTTTTTAATGTTTTTTGCATCCCTTTCATATGGTGATAGCGGATTTAAACACTGGATTAAAGAATTTAAAAAAATAGCTATTGCTCACAATATTACCTCTTCTACGTTTCATATGGCATTTAAAGGTGTTAATGCCATTGATCCAGAAGTTCTAAAAAGCGCCGCATACCAACCGGAATTTGTTGCTCCTTCATGGAACTATTTCGATAATCGTGTCCATGATATTGCAATTGTGGAAGGACGGCGCCAAACTCAAAAATGGAACAAATGGCTTCTTCAAATTGAAAAACGTTTTGGTGTTGACCGCAATATTCTACTTGCTATTTGGTCAATGGAAAGCAATTATGGGAAAATTTTAGCCAATAAAAGTGTAATGCGTGATACCATCCGCTCTCTTGCAACTCTAGCCTATGCTGATAAAAAACGTGCAAAATATGCATATACACAGCTGATTTCTGCTATGAAAATTCTACAAAGTGGCGAAATTAAACGCTCTCAACTCACTGGATCTTGGGCCGGTGCATTAGGGCATACACAATTTATTCCAAGCAGTTATCTCGCCTATGCAGTTGATATGGATCAAGATGGACGGCGTGATATCTGGAACTCTGTTCCAGATGCTCTGGCTACTGCTGCTAATCTTCTCCACAAAAATGGCTGGCAACCTAATCTTATTTGGGGAGTAGAGGTAAAAGTGCCGCAGGGGAAAAACCTTCCTGAAGGCTTCTATTCCTTTGAACAATGGAATAAATTAGGTGTAAAACACGCAAATGGGCATCCTCTTCCTACATCAGCTGAACAAGCAATATTAAAATATCCAGATGGAGCAAAAGGACCTATATTTTTAGTCACAAAAAATTTCTTTGTTCTGAAACATTATAATAATGCAGATCGTTATGCGTTTGCTGTTGCCCTTCTTGCTGATCGCATCGCTGGACATCCTGGATTGGTGCATGATTGGCAAAGACCTTTTCAACCTCTTACTTTCCAAGAATGTAAAGAACTGCAATCTCGCTTAAGTGCACTGGGCTATTATAAAGGGAATGTTGATGGAAAAATCGGAACAGCTTCTCGCAAAGCAATTAAAGCTTTTCAACTGCGTCACGGTCTAAAAGCAAATGGATATCCATCATCTCAAGTGCTTTTTCTCCTTCGCAAACAATAA
- a CDS encoding UTP--glucose-1-phosphate uridylyltransferase, protein MRKIRKAVFPVAGLGTRFLPATKTIPKEMLTVVDKPVIQYVVDEAREAGVEHFIFVTGRNKAVIEDYFDAQVELYTTLAECGKKEDLAHLYRLQPLPGSTSFTRQQQPLGLGHALWCARELVAGEPFALLLPDMLIQAKKGCLSEMISLYEKVGGGNIISVQECDLEEAHKYGIVGKGKQIANGFKITKMVEKPVLGTAPSNLYINGRYILQPEIFNILSTQERGTGNEIQLTDAMIRLSNEQDFWGLQVEGRTFDCGSKAGFIEANVAFSLARADMHSHVSASLKNLLETINVEK, encoded by the coding sequence GTGCGTAAAATCCGGAAAGCAGTATTTCCAGTAGCAGGTCTTGGTACGCGTTTTCTTCCTGCGACAAAAACGATTCCTAAGGAAATGCTAACAGTTGTTGATAAGCCTGTTATTCAATATGTTGTGGATGAAGCGCGGGAGGCTGGGGTTGAGCATTTTATTTTTGTGACTGGACGTAACAAAGCAGTCATTGAGGATTATTTTGATGCACAAGTTGAATTATACACGACACTTGCTGAATGTGGAAAGAAAGAAGATCTTGCACATTTATACCGTTTACAACCATTACCAGGGTCAACTTCTTTCACTCGGCAACAGCAACCTTTGGGATTAGGGCATGCTCTTTGGTGTGCGCGTGAATTAGTTGCAGGGGAACCTTTTGCATTGTTATTACCCGATATGCTGATTCAAGCCAAAAAGGGATGTCTTTCTGAGATGATTAGTCTTTATGAAAAGGTGGGTGGGGGAAATATTATTTCAGTTCAGGAATGCGATCTTGAGGAAGCACATAAATACGGTATAGTTGGTAAAGGTAAACAGATTGCAAATGGTTTTAAAATCACAAAAATGGTAGAGAAACCAGTGCTAGGAACGGCACCATCAAATTTGTACATCAATGGACGTTATATTTTGCAGCCAGAAATTTTTAATATTCTTTCCACTCAAGAACGAGGAACAGGAAATGAAATTCAATTAACAGATGCTATGATACGGCTTTCAAATGAACAAGATTTTTGGGGTTTGCAAGTGGAAGGGCGCACTTTTGATTGCGGTTCTAAAGCTGGTTTTATTGAAGCCAACGTCGCATTTTCTTTGGCACGCGCTGATATGCATAGCCACGTTTCTGCCTCATTGAAAAATTTACTGGAAACCATTAATGTTGAAAAATGA
- a CDS encoding KpsF/GutQ family sugar-phosphate isomerase has product MIIPSPHMALQGAVASALKTLASEKQGLEALEKSILGTLSSSFEAAVQTIRNARGHVVITGLGKSGHIGTKIAATLASTGTPAFFVHAAEANHGDLGMIGSDDVILALSWSGETQELSGIMSYAARFRIPLIAMTSNEHSVLGRQANIVLLLPKIEEACPHGLAPTTSTIMQLAMGDALAVSLLEMRGFTATDFKIYHPGGSLGASLKYVCDIMHEGDNIPLVMQGTSMAEAMNVLVKKHFGCVGVVNQEGELIGIVTDGDLARNIHFNLSKFNVDEVMTTAPKVVKPNTLVGAATAFINDHHIGAFFVVEDKKPIGIVHFHDLLRIGAA; this is encoded by the coding sequence ATGATAATACCGTCTCCTCATATGGCTTTGCAAGGTGCTGTTGCATCAGCGCTTAAAACACTTGCCAGTGAAAAGCAGGGGCTTGAAGCCCTTGAAAAATCTATTCTGGGAACTCTTTCTTCTTCTTTTGAAGCGGCTGTTCAAACTATTAGAAATGCTCGTGGACATGTAGTCATTACTGGTCTTGGAAAAAGTGGTCATATAGGGACAAAAATTGCAGCAACTTTAGCCTCAACTGGAACGCCTGCCTTTTTTGTTCACGCTGCAGAAGCCAATCATGGTGATCTTGGTATGATTGGATCTGATGATGTTATTCTTGCTTTATCATGGTCTGGTGAAACTCAAGAGTTAAGTGGCATTATGAGTTATGCAGCGCGTTTTCGTATCCCCCTTATTGCGATGACATCAAATGAGCACTCTGTATTAGGACGACAAGCTAATATTGTTTTATTATTACCAAAGATAGAAGAGGCTTGTCCCCATGGTTTAGCTCCTACGACTTCAACAATTATGCAATTGGCAATGGGAGATGCATTAGCGGTTTCTCTTTTAGAAATGCGTGGTTTTACTGCAACGGATTTCAAAATATATCATCCTGGTGGTTCTCTTGGTGCAAGCCTTAAATACGTGTGTGATATTATGCATGAGGGTGATAATATTCCTTTGGTTATGCAGGGAACATCTATGGCTGAAGCGATGAATGTTTTGGTGAAAAAACATTTTGGTTGTGTTGGTGTTGTGAATCAAGAAGGTGAACTAATCGGAATTGTAACCGATGGCGATCTTGCACGTAACATTCATTTTAATTTATCAAAATTTAATGTTGACGAGGTGATGACCACAGCTCCTAAAGTTGTAAAGCCAAATACACTTGTTGGTGCAGCAACAGCTTTTATTAATGATCATCATATTGGTGCATTTTTCGTGGTTGAAGATAAAAAGCCGATAGGAATTGTTCATTTTCATGATCTTTTGCGCATTGGCGCTGCTTAG
- a CDS encoding sigma-54-dependent transcriptional regulator, which translates to MVGPILVASEDYGRRVELSAMLRGFGYRVIEAENGLRTIDLLHRRKNIVLALLDVVMSDLSVNDLIKMIRVAGVSVPIVVIAQQENQNLLQKALTAGAIDYWIHPVTLLRVRVTLDILALISALEHEVRDIRRKKENHLRFSDLCIKSRAMQIVLEQSRQAATSSQNLLIEGEVGTGRETLARIIHHEGLFSEGVFIRFQCSAIVEPEEENQQWFKEFLPLVSSLEKGTLCLCDIDRLEPIQQKRLAHYLKERERNTKEKLFPFRIVAISTSRLKDLVKENFFLDSLFEQFSHLSINVPALRELRDDFPEITQRLIDRIITETGRSHVHGLAGSALSLLMQYDWPGNRNELENFLFRAILLSEGPLLTVRDFPQLMGNALMSVPNIIECNMQEDNEQESIQFLNTDGHVRTFAEMEHDIIEKAVKHYKGHMSEIARRLHIGRSTLYRKMEELRAIRNQERK; encoded by the coding sequence ATGGTTGGTCCTATTCTTGTTGCGAGTGAAGATTATGGAAGACGTGTAGAACTTTCTGCTATGCTGCGAGGTTTTGGTTATCGTGTCATTGAAGCAGAAAATGGTCTCCGTACGATTGATCTTTTACATAGGCGTAAAAACATTGTGCTTGCACTCCTTGATGTCGTTATGAGTGATTTGAGTGTGAACGATTTGATTAAAATGATTAGAGTTGCTGGTGTTTCTGTTCCTATTGTCGTTATAGCACAACAAGAGAATCAGAATTTACTCCAGAAAGCTTTAACAGCTGGAGCTATTGATTATTGGATCCATCCAGTAACATTATTACGCGTAAGAGTTACTTTGGATATTCTTGCTCTTATTTCTGCCTTGGAGCATGAGGTTCGAGATATTCGGCGAAAAAAAGAGAATCATTTACGGTTTTCTGATCTTTGCATAAAAAGTAGAGCTATGCAGATAGTATTAGAACAATCGAGACAAGCAGCAACTTCCTCACAGAATCTTTTGATAGAGGGGGAAGTTGGAACAGGACGTGAGACATTAGCTCGGATTATTCATCATGAGGGTTTATTCTCGGAGGGCGTTTTTATTCGCTTTCAATGCTCAGCCATCGTTGAGCCAGAAGAAGAAAATCAGCAGTGGTTTAAAGAATTTCTCCCATTGGTTTCTTCGCTTGAAAAAGGGACACTTTGTCTTTGTGATATTGACCGACTTGAGCCCATACAGCAAAAACGGCTTGCTCATTATCTTAAAGAAAGGGAAAGGAATACAAAAGAAAAACTTTTTCCTTTTCGGATCGTTGCTATTTCAACATCGCGTTTAAAGGACTTAGTTAAAGAGAACTTTTTTTTGGATAGTTTGTTTGAACAATTTTCTCATTTGTCTATTAACGTTCCTGCTTTAAGAGAATTAAGGGATGATTTTCCAGAGATAACACAACGTTTGATTGATCGCATTATCACAGAAACAGGGCGATCACATGTCCATGGTTTAGCAGGATCGGCTCTTTCCTTGCTTATGCAGTATGATTGGCCTGGCAATAGAAATGAACTTGAAAACTTTTTATTTCGTGCGATTTTACTCAGTGAAGGACCGTTATTAACTGTTCGAGATTTTCCGCAATTAATGGGAAATGCATTAATGAGTGTTCCAAATATCATTGAGTGTAATATGCAAGAAGATAATGAACAAGAATCGATACAATTTTTGAATACTGATGGCCATGTGCGTACTTTTGCGGAGATGGAACATGATATTATCGAGAAAGCGGTTAAACATTATAAAGGACATATGAGTGAGATTGCGCGCCGCCTTCATATTGGTCGCTCTACACTTTATAGAAAAATGGAAGAATTGAGAGCAATAAGAAATCAAGAACGAAAGTAA
- a CDS encoding phospholipase D family protein: protein MTLLQIIIGFVLFFFIASMLAIYTYGRFVKSARGQCSYALPIQEDETKLDRIVSQLAEEENGLGIDKDALSLIISNLDAFCVRAIGAAEAGRSLDLMYYIWDDDLTGRLLLSEIVKAADRGVRVRLLLDDINAQARDPAYIALDKHPHIEVRMFNPGRSRKGGLRRGLEIILRAITVTRRMHNKAFIVDGRIAFVGGRNLADSYFDAGEESHFRDLDLMLIGPSVKKVESIFDDFWNSAVVLPIHTLVVPKSASDLSYWKDKLQKFRDSKVAKVYLDYVKEHINFDCFIQTGKRLFLADKVVVLSDPPEKALRKKSSNWLMKALSKVIGNAQKTVQITSPYFVPGKAGTQNFSNLVSKGVDVKILTNSLAATDVALVHGGYVPYRKALLKSGVKLYELKAEGNTHGLRLFRSSKASLHAKAFLIDRKTAFIGSLNFDPRSAALNTEMGILFECAPITARLDLLFSEETTGEMSYHLRLGDNNRIYWDFIENEKKYSIDSEPESNFWRRAFAKIISWLPIESQL, encoded by the coding sequence TTGACTCTTTTACAGATTATTATTGGTTTTGTCCTCTTTTTTTTTATTGCATCTATGTTGGCAATTTACACCTATGGGCGTTTTGTAAAAAGTGCTAGGGGGCAATGTTCTTATGCGTTGCCTATTCAGGAAGATGAAACCAAGCTTGATCGTATCGTCAGTCAATTAGCTGAGGAAGAAAATGGATTGGGGATTGATAAAGATGCCCTTTCCCTCATTATCAGCAATTTGGATGCGTTTTGTGTTCGTGCAATAGGAGCTGCAGAGGCTGGGCGTAGCCTTGATCTGATGTATTATATTTGGGATGATGATTTAACGGGGCGTCTATTATTAAGTGAAATAGTTAAGGCAGCTGATCGGGGTGTTCGGGTACGGCTTCTTTTGGATGATATTAATGCTCAAGCACGTGATCCAGCTTATATTGCGCTAGATAAACATCCTCATATTGAGGTGAGAATGTTTAATCCAGGGCGATCGCGTAAAGGTGGATTACGCCGTGGTTTAGAGATTATATTACGGGCAATTACTGTTACACGTAGAATGCATAATAAAGCTTTTATTGTTGATGGTAGGATCGCTTTTGTAGGGGGGCGTAATCTTGCAGATTCTTATTTTGATGCTGGTGAAGAATCCCATTTTCGAGATTTGGATTTAATGTTAATCGGACCTTCTGTTAAAAAGGTGGAAAGTATTTTTGATGATTTTTGGAATAGTGCTGTTGTTTTGCCAATTCATACTTTGGTTGTTCCTAAAAGCGCAAGTGATCTTAGCTATTGGAAGGATAAATTACAAAAATTTCGGGATTCCAAGGTTGCAAAAGTTTACTTAGATTATGTCAAAGAGCACATTAATTTTGATTGTTTTATCCAAACAGGAAAGCGGTTATTTTTAGCAGACAAAGTTGTTGTTCTTTCTGACCCTCCAGAAAAAGCATTGCGTAAAAAATCAAGCAATTGGCTTATGAAGGCACTTTCAAAGGTTATTGGAAATGCCCAAAAAACGGTTCAGATTACGTCACCTTATTTTGTTCCTGGTAAGGCTGGTACGCAGAATTTTAGTAATTTGGTTTCAAAGGGTGTTGATGTCAAAATTCTAACGAATTCTTTAGCAGCTACTGATGTAGCATTGGTGCATGGTGGTTATGTACCATATCGTAAGGCGCTGTTGAAAAGTGGTGTTAAGCTTTATGAATTAAAAGCGGAGGGCAACACCCATGGGTTACGATTGTTTAGATCGAGTAAGGCAAGTTTACATGCCAAAGCTTTTTTAATTGATCGTAAAACAGCTTTTATTGGATCTTTAAATTTTGATCCCAGATCAGCAGCGTTAAATACAGAAATGGGTATTCTTTTTGAATGTGCTCCCATTACAGCAAGATTAGATTTGTTGTTTTCTGAAGAAACCACGGGGGAAATGAGTTATCATCTGCGTCTTGGTGATAATAATCGTATTTATTGGGATTTTATTGAAAATGAAAAAAAATATAGCATTGACTCTGAGCCAGAAAGCAATTTTTGGCGTCGCGCATTTGCAAAAATAATAAGTTGGTTACCTATTGAATCACAATTGTAA
- the guaB gene encoding IMP dehydrogenase produces MAKIVETGTGALALTFDDVLLQPGHSLVMPSQVDLSTRIAADIKLNLPLLSAAMDTVTESRLAIAMAQAGGLGVIHRNMFPAEQAEEVRQVKKFESGMVVNPVTIGPDATLEEAKSLMRSHGISGIPVVENSVEGGTAGRLVGILTNRDVRFASDPKQKIYELMTHKNLITVRENVQLNEAKYLLHHHRIEKLLVVDEQNRCVGLITVKDIEKAKLNPNAAKDSQGRLRVAAASSVGDDGIERAERLIDAGVDVLVIDTAHGHSQRVLETVERIKKMTSSPAVIAGNVATAQATQALIDSGADAVKVGIGPGSICTTRIVAGVGVPQLAAIMNAAEVAEKAGIPIIADGGIKASGDFAKALAGGACAAMIGSLLAGTEESPGEVYLYQGRSFKAYRGMGSVGAMARGSADRYFQDDVRDELKLVPEGVEGQVAYKGPIASVLHQLAGGLRASMGYVGAKDLVEFRKKATFVRITNAGLHESHTHDVSITRESPNYRGPV; encoded by the coding sequence ATGGCAAAGATTGTTGAAACGGGGACGGGTGCATTGGCACTGACTTTTGATGATGTACTTTTACAGCCCGGTCATTCTCTTGTTATGCCTAGCCAAGTGGATCTCAGTACGCGCATTGCAGCGGATATTAAGCTTAATTTGCCATTGCTTTCTGCCGCAATGGATACGGTAACAGAATCGCGTTTGGCAATTGCTATGGCACAGGCTGGAGGACTTGGGGTTATTCATCGTAATATGTTTCCTGCAGAGCAAGCAGAAGAAGTCCGCCAAGTAAAAAAGTTTGAATCTGGTATGGTTGTTAATCCAGTTACAATTGGACCGGATGCAACACTTGAAGAAGCTAAATCTTTGATGCGCTCTCATGGCATTTCAGGTATTCCGGTTGTTGAAAATAGTGTTGAAGGTGGTACAGCGGGACGACTTGTTGGCATTTTGACTAATAGAGACGTCCGTTTTGCATCAGATCCAAAACAAAAAATTTATGAATTAATGACGCATAAAAATTTGATCACAGTGCGTGAAAATGTCCAACTTAATGAAGCAAAATATCTTTTACATCACCATCGTATTGAAAAATTATTAGTTGTGGATGAACAAAATCGTTGTGTAGGACTGATAACAGTTAAAGATATTGAAAAAGCAAAATTAAATCCAAATGCTGCTAAAGATTCTCAAGGGCGCTTGCGTGTTGCAGCGGCCAGTAGTGTTGGGGATGATGGGATTGAGCGTGCTGAACGCCTCATCGACGCAGGTGTTGATGTGTTGGTCATTGATACAGCGCATGGACATTCTCAACGTGTACTAGAAACTGTTGAACGAATTAAAAAAATGACTTCCTCTCCAGCTGTTATTGCTGGGAACGTAGCAACCGCTCAAGCAACGCAAGCATTGATTGACAGTGGTGCAGATGCAGTAAAAGTTGGTATTGGTCCTGGCTCTATTTGCACAACGCGTATTGTCGCTGGTGTCGGTGTTCCTCAACTTGCAGCCATTATGAATGCTGCAGAAGTTGCTGAAAAAGCAGGCATTCCCATCATTGCAGATGGTGGAATCAAAGCATCGGGTGATTTTGCTAAAGCTTTAGCTGGTGGGGCTTGTGCAGCAATGATTGGATCTCTTTTAGCAGGTACAGAAGAAAGTCCTGGTGAAGTTTATCTTTATCAAGGTCGATCTTTTAAAGCCTATCGCGGTATGGGATCTGTTGGTGCTATGGCACGAGGATCGGCAGATCGCTATTTTCAAGATGATGTTCGGGATGAACTTAAGTTGGTTCCTGAAGGTGTGGAGGGGCAGGTGGCTTACAAAGGTCCTATAGCATCAGTTTTGCATCAGCTTGCTGGTGGACTTCGTGCTTCGATGGGGTATGTTGGAGCAAAAGACCTCGTAGAGTTTCGTAAAAAAGCAACGTTTGTACGTATTACTAATGCGGGGCTCCATGAGAGTCATACGCATGATGTTTCTATCACACGGGAGAGTCCAAACTACCGTGGGCCAGTTTAA